The Corynebacterium comes genome window below encodes:
- a CDS encoding TauD/TfdA dioxygenase family protein, with product MTTSLSTITTTRLGHNIGALIEGIHLSGDLSDAEVEYIRTALATHKVVGFRNQHHVDDDIQYAFAERLGIPTLAHPTVTSRGVDHLSIEGAANSWHTDVSFVDRIPKASILRSPVIPSYGGATQWANTVAAYNGLPEPLRILADNLWALHSNEYDYASAGIEPGVRGDDYHKEFVSTYYETEHPVVHVHPETGERALLLGHFVREFPGLRPYESSELFRILQERILKPDNTFRWQWSEGDLVIWDNHATQHYGFADFGEQARVVRRVTLAGAVPTSVHGEKSRSLLGDASHYSPIEEPRPIQDFHGDIAAVPSHA from the coding sequence ATGACCACCTCGCTCAGCACCATCACCACCACCCGCCTGGGGCACAACATCGGCGCCCTCATCGAGGGCATCCACCTCTCCGGCGACCTCTCCGACGCCGAGGTCGAGTACATCCGTACCGCCCTGGCCACCCACAAGGTCGTCGGCTTCCGTAATCAGCACCACGTCGACGACGACATCCAGTACGCCTTCGCCGAGCGTCTGGGCATCCCCACCCTCGCCCACCCGACGGTCACCTCCCGCGGGGTCGACCACCTCTCCATCGAAGGCGCCGCCAACTCCTGGCACACCGACGTCTCCTTCGTCGACCGCATCCCGAAGGCCTCCATCCTGCGCTCCCCCGTCATCCCCTCCTACGGCGGCGCCACCCAGTGGGCCAACACCGTCGCCGCCTACAACGGGCTGCCCGAGCCGCTGCGCATCCTCGCCGACAATCTCTGGGCACTGCACTCCAACGAATACGACTACGCCTCCGCGGGAATCGAGCCCGGCGTGCGTGGAGATGACTACCACAAGGAGTTCGTGAGCACCTACTACGAGACCGAGCACCCGGTCGTGCACGTCCACCCGGAGACCGGCGAGCGCGCACTGCTGCTCGGACACTTCGTCAGGGAGTTCCCCGGCCTGCGCCCCTACGAGTCCTCCGAACTGTTCCGCATCCTCCAGGAGCGCATCCTCAAGCCGGACAACACCTTCCGCTGGCAGTGGTCCGAGGGAGACCTCGTGATCTGGGACAACCACGCCACCCAGCACTACGGTTTCGCCGACTTCGGCGAACAGGCCCGTGTCGTCCGCCGCGTCACCCTCGCCGGAGCCGTCCCGACCTCCGTCCACGGCGAGAAGTCACGCTCCCTGCTCGGTGACGCCTCCCACTACTCACCGATCGAGGAGCCCCGTCCCATCCAGGACTTCCACGGCGATATCGCCGCCGTGCCCTCCCACGCCTGA
- a CDS encoding ABC transporter substrate-binding protein, whose amino-acid sequence MTTKNRVLAGVTALLSTLVLSSCTSAVSQQAAETAADGGGTIRIGAAQDLNPQAFYSGLVTHTGLVYDTLTSYRPDNLEPQPRLATSWTVAEDGRTVTLNLREDVTFHDGRPFTSQDVEFSLVNYSNPAYAGQLFRVAQAITSYDSSDPHRITLQLAHPVNNLFDLFENVPVIDRNTVEQLRAGEHYNGTGPFRFEEWKPGAHTSYEANPDYWDGAPKVDGVEVAVVPDPQTQVSQLRAGQLDLISAQPRDVEALGDDPAFNVVSLEGTSNVTYIGANVTAPGLEDPRLREAISLAVDRERILEEVYRGRARASSLPWPDYSPAHDPAAELPSRDLAAAEALVEDVGEIPEIPLTIPSGSLTYSSVAEIVADNLAEIGVRTRIEPLDPAANLSHLINGTYPGLWIYGHTFAQYNPSTLVIAAFPFNSEKNASNFRDEGYSRHATESWRTSDPDSPEARDAYAALNRDLLDHNFLIELSVVDTELLTTGSLHDVKWNKRGLYDLSDAYFTG is encoded by the coding sequence ATGACCACGAAGAACCGCGTACTGGCCGGCGTCACCGCCCTCCTGAGCACCCTTGTCCTCAGCTCCTGCACCTCAGCCGTGAGCCAGCAGGCCGCGGAAACTGCCGCCGACGGCGGCGGCACGATCCGCATCGGCGCCGCCCAGGACCTCAACCCCCAGGCCTTCTACTCCGGCCTGGTCACCCATACCGGCCTGGTCTACGACACGCTGACCAGCTACCGGCCGGACAACCTGGAACCCCAGCCCCGGCTGGCCACCTCGTGGACGGTGGCCGAGGACGGCCGTACGGTCACCCTCAACCTGCGCGAGGACGTCACCTTCCACGACGGCCGCCCCTTCACCTCGCAGGACGTGGAGTTCAGCCTGGTCAACTACTCCAACCCGGCCTACGCCGGCCAGTTGTTCCGGGTGGCCCAGGCGATCACCTCCTATGACAGCTCCGACCCCCACCGCATCACCCTGCAGTTGGCTCACCCGGTGAACAATCTCTTCGACCTGTTCGAGAACGTCCCCGTCATCGACCGGAACACCGTAGAACAGCTCCGGGCCGGCGAGCACTACAACGGCACCGGCCCCTTCCGTTTCGAGGAGTGGAAACCCGGCGCGCACACCTCCTACGAGGCGAACCCGGACTACTGGGACGGGGCCCCCAAGGTGGACGGCGTCGAGGTTGCGGTGGTTCCGGACCCCCAGACGCAGGTCTCGCAGCTGCGGGCCGGCCAGCTCGACCTCATCTCCGCGCAGCCACGCGACGTCGAGGCGCTCGGGGACGACCCGGCCTTCAACGTCGTCTCTCTGGAGGGGACGTCCAACGTCACCTACATCGGGGCCAATGTCACCGCCCCGGGGCTGGAGGACCCGCGCCTGCGTGAGGCGATCTCGCTCGCCGTCGACCGTGAGCGCATCCTCGAGGAGGTCTACCGCGGCCGTGCCCGCGCCTCCTCCCTGCCGTGGCCCGATTATTCCCCCGCCCACGACCCGGCCGCCGAGCTCCCCTCCCGTGACCTGGCGGCAGCGGAGGCACTCGTCGAGGACGTCGGGGAGATCCCGGAGATCCCGCTGACCATCCCCTCCGGGAGCCTCACGTACTCATCCGTCGCCGAAATAGTCGCGGACAACCTGGCGGAGATCGGGGTCAGGACCAGGATTGAACCCCTCGATCCCGCCGCCAACCTCAGCCACCTGATCAACGGCACCTACCCGGGTCTGTGGATTTACGGGCACACCTTCGCCCAGTACAACCCGTCGACGCTGGTGATCGCGGCCTTCCCCTTCAACTCCGAGAAGAACGCCTCCAACTTCCGCGACGAGGGCTACTCCCGCCATGCCACCGAGTCCTGGCGGACCTCCGACCCGGACAGCCCGGAGGCCCGCGATGCCTATGCCGCCCTCAACCGGGATCTGCTCGACCACAATTTCCTCATCGAACTCTCCGTCGTGGACACCGAGCTGCTCACCACGGGCAGCCTCCACGACGTCAAGTGGAACAAGCGCGGTCTCTACGACCTCTCAGACGCCTATTTCACTGGGTAG
- a CDS encoding ABC transporter permease, translated as MNHFLLRRASSALGVLLVGSILIFSLIRLIPGDPAESLAGVDASPEAVAAIRDELGLNRPAISQYFTWIAGILTLDPGRSLVIGGVIADLLADAALNTVILTGAALLLAVVLALVLSVGAELSDKRWVKSLSDALTTIAVAVPNFVTGTVLLLVFGVLLALLPAGGLPREGLFSRPDVTLQYLILPAVVLALPVAASLTRFLNDAITRELTSSYVTTARALGIPRRRILLTQVLPNALPPAITVLGLQIGHLLGGAVIVEALFAWPGLGLLTQQAITGRDYPLVQVLLLLSVALFVTIQVITDLIHARLDPRLRIGAHT; from the coding sequence ATGAATCATTTCCTGCTCCGCCGGGCCTCCTCGGCGCTCGGGGTCCTCCTCGTCGGGTCGATCCTCATCTTCTCCCTCATCCGCCTCATACCGGGGGATCCTGCCGAGTCACTCGCCGGTGTCGACGCCTCCCCCGAGGCCGTCGCCGCCATACGCGATGAACTGGGTCTCAACCGGCCGGCCATCAGCCAGTACTTCACCTGGATCGCCGGAATCCTCACCCTCGATCCGGGGCGATCACTGGTGATCGGAGGGGTCATCGCTGATCTGCTTGCCGACGCCGCCCTCAACACCGTCATCCTCACCGGTGCCGCCCTCCTGCTCGCCGTCGTGCTCGCGCTGGTGCTGAGCGTCGGCGCGGAACTCAGCGACAAACGGTGGGTGAAGAGCCTCTCCGACGCCCTCACCACCATCGCCGTCGCCGTGCCCAACTTCGTCACCGGCACAGTCCTGCTCCTCGTCTTCGGCGTGCTCCTGGCGCTACTGCCCGCAGGAGGGCTTCCGCGGGAGGGCCTGTTCTCCCGGCCGGACGTCACCCTGCAGTACCTCATCCTCCCGGCCGTGGTGCTGGCGCTGCCGGTCGCGGCCTCGCTCACCCGGTTCCTCAACGACGCCATCACCCGCGAACTCACCTCCTCCTACGTCACCACCGCCCGGGCGCTGGGCATCCCGCGCAGGCGCATCCTGCTCACTCAGGTGCTGCCGAACGCACTGCCCCCGGCCATCACCGTGCTCGGCCTGCAGATCGGTCACCTGCTGGGGGGTGCAGTCATCGTCGAGGCGCTCTTCGCCTGGCCGGGGTTGGGTCTGCTCACACAGCAGGCGATCACAGGACGTGACTACCCGCTGGTGCAGGTTCTGCTGCTGCTGTCCGTCGCGCTCTTCGTCACCATCCAGGTCATCACCGACCTCATCCACGCCCGCCTCGACCCCCGCCTCCGGATCGGAGCCCACACATGA
- a CDS encoding ABC transporter permease translates to MTTTASGNTDSRNAYLHALSHGRGLVGALLVSAVILLGLLGPLLAPYSPLEQIPGANLLGPSPGHWLGTDAVNRDILSRTLHGIRINLVITFVAVPVGAVVGSLLGLASATWRHTDTVVQRLFDLMLAFPTIILGIALTVILGAGPGTVFLVVVLAEIPVFGRLMRTQALRVRELPYVDSATVVGAGRLWVLRRHLLPNSIDPLLVQLTIAMAVGVFIEGALSFLGLGIAPPTPSLGSLINEGARYAFHAPFFAVGPLVVVIALTLGLMLISQSLSRRIR, encoded by the coding sequence ATGACCACCACGGCCTCCGGGAACACCGACTCCCGCAACGCATACCTGCATGCCCTCAGCCACGGGCGCGGCCTGGTGGGCGCCCTGCTCGTCTCCGCGGTGATCCTGCTGGGACTCCTCGGCCCCCTCCTCGCCCCCTACTCCCCGCTGGAGCAGATCCCCGGCGCGAACCTTCTCGGCCCCTCACCCGGGCACTGGCTGGGCACCGACGCCGTCAACCGGGACATCCTCTCCCGCACCCTCCACGGCATCCGCATCAACCTGGTCATCACGTTCGTGGCCGTGCCGGTCGGCGCCGTCGTCGGCAGTCTGCTCGGCCTGGCGTCCGCCACCTGGCGACACACCGACACCGTGGTACAACGCCTCTTCGATCTCATGCTCGCCTTCCCCACGATCATCCTGGGCATCGCCCTGACGGTCATCCTCGGGGCGGGCCCGGGAACCGTCTTCCTCGTCGTGGTGCTCGCGGAGATCCCCGTGTTCGGACGACTCATGCGTACCCAGGCACTCCGGGTCCGCGAACTGCCCTACGTCGACTCCGCCACCGTCGTCGGCGCCGGTCGGCTGTGGGTGCTGCGCCGGCACCTGCTGCCCAACAGCATCGACCCCCTCCTGGTCCAACTCACCATCGCCATGGCGGTCGGCGTCTTCATCGAAGGTGCCCTGAGCTTTCTCGGCCTCGGCATCGCCCCGCCGACGCCCTCCCTGGGTTCGCTGATCAACGAGGGCGCCAGGTACGCCTTCCACGCCCCGTTCTTCGCCGTCGGCCCGTTGGTGGTCGTCATCGCCCTCACCCTCGGTCTCATGCTCATCTCCCAGTCACTGTCCCGCCGCATCCGCTGA